The proteins below come from a single Desulfovibrio sp. genomic window:
- a CDS encoding HD domain-containing phosphohydrolase, whose product MKTQELNEQSVAGRYRLKKAAVAAVSLSLFAVAAAVAYGLCTLQLKNVTQDILNNQREMQQSWVDKSLESIRAWHATVVEQARLVSSAEMFRLFAVDVRNLGSDGEARLSAPDAMENGDESLRNLAEQMGYMQDLLRDFARGKNWVSARIVSPKGNPFVVSKGDAPLGEAQVGLVTSAVDRKTVVFGPVRVLGDSMVIDLADPMYEVLGRGESVPVAVLFATLPVDRVLTAFLAQRQDQYGGLLPRILQAGGSGTEAVLLRDAKPVLEPVQHVALADGLGFKLRQGLVGGGEAYSLGSYMNSLGWLVTIEAPADMVDALVESQAKQIYGLGILGSLGTALLLAFIWASLVSRSHRATAQHFKHLYTLIRQQKIMLDSVNASLQAGLMLMDKNGRLQMCNPAFCQMAGKDEDSLKGTPVGQALPEDAALRLMEGMAQVSASGKEGSIEISVPQPGDVRLFRVTLFPFEDHDNSGEEGKGGCVGIFQDITEFRRRAEAARERQANSIAALVRAIESVDVNLIGHSMKMEHVADLLSGAMSLPDKDRETLRLAARLSQVGKIFVPRELLTKKGKLTPEEQAEVMRAPEYAYGILRDMQFNLPVPDAVFQMGERMDGTGLPQHLAGEAINHNARILAVVNAFCAMVSPRSYRAGMQPGEAVALLMKDKGFDSQIVSALANVAASDLQQAIATADAASKKSAPAVEPVASE is encoded by the coding sequence ATGAAAACGCAGGAACTTAATGAGCAGTCCGTTGCTGGTCGCTATCGTCTGAAAAAAGCCGCCGTGGCTGCTGTCAGCCTGTCGCTTTTTGCTGTGGCGGCGGCTGTTGCCTATGGCCTCTGCACCTTGCAGCTCAAGAACGTTACGCAGGATATTCTGAATAACCAGCGTGAAATGCAGCAGTCGTGGGTGGATAAGTCGCTGGAATCCATCCGCGCGTGGCATGCAACTGTTGTTGAGCAGGCGCGGCTGGTAAGCAGCGCGGAGATGTTCCGCCTGTTCGCCGTGGATGTGCGCAACCTTGGCTCCGATGGCGAGGCGCGCCTTTCCGCCCCTGATGCCATGGAAAACGGCGATGAATCGCTGCGTAATCTTGCCGAGCAGATGGGCTATATGCAGGATCTGCTGCGGGACTTTGCGCGCGGCAAAAACTGGGTTTCTGCCCGGATTGTTTCGCCCAAGGGCAACCCTTTTGTGGTGAGCAAAGGGGATGCACCCCTTGGCGAGGCCCAGGTTGGCCTTGTGACCAGCGCCGTGGACAGGAAAACTGTTGTTTTTGGCCCTGTGCGCGTTCTTGGCGACTCAATGGTCATTGATCTGGCCGATCCCATGTACGAGGTGTTGGGCCGGGGCGAGAGCGTCCCCGTTGCCGTGCTTTTTGCTACGCTTCCTGTGGACAGGGTGCTGACGGCATTTCTTGCCCAGCGGCAGGATCAGTACGGCGGATTGCTGCCGCGCATTTTGCAGGCCGGTGGCAGCGGCACAGAGGCCGTGCTGCTGCGTGATGCCAAGCCTGTGCTTGAGCCGGTGCAGCACGTAGCTCTGGCTGACGGCCTTGGTTTCAAGCTTCGGCAGGGGCTTGTGGGCGGCGGCGAGGCCTATTCCCTCGGCAGCTACATGAACAGTCTGGGCTGGCTTGTGACCATTGAAGCTCCGGCAGATATGGTTGATGCGCTGGTGGAAAGCCAGGCAAAGCAGATATACGGCCTGGGCATCCTTGGCAGCCTTGGCACGGCGCTTTTGCTGGCCTTTATCTGGGCTTCGCTGGTGAGCCGCTCACACAGGGCCACTGCCCAGCATTTCAAGCATCTGTACACGCTTATCCGCCAGCAGAAGATCATGCTCGACAGCGTCAACGCCTCATTGCAGGCCGGACTAATGCTCATGGACAAAAATGGTCGCTTGCAGATGTGCAACCCGGCCTTCTGCCAGATGGCCGGCAAGGACGAGGATTCCCTCAAGGGAACCCCCGTGGGCCAGGCCCTGCCAGAAGATGCCGCCCTTCGGCTCATGGAGGGCATGGCCCAGGTGAGCGCCAGCGGCAAGGAAGGCAGCATCGAGATTTCTGTTCCCCAACCCGGGGATGTGCGCCTTTTCCGCGTGACCCTGTTTCCCTTTGAAGATCATGACAACTCAGGGGAAGAAGGCAAGGGCGGCTGCGTGGGCATTTTTCAGGATATTACGGAATTCCGTCGCCGTGCGGAGGCCGCGCGTGAACGTCAGGCCAACAGTATTGCCGCCCTTGTGCGGGCCATTGAAAGTGTGGATGTGAACCTCATCGGACACTCCATGAAGATGGAGCATGTGGCAGACCTGCTCTCCGGCGCCATGAGCCTGCCCGACAAGGACAGGGAAACCCTGCGGCTCGCGGCCCGCCTTTCGCAGGTTGGCAAGATATTTGTGCCGCGTGAGCTGCTCACCAAGAAGGGCAAGCTTACCCCCGAGGAACAGGCGGAGGTTATGCGCGCGCCGGAATATGCCTATGGCATCCTGCGCGACATGCAGTTCAACCTGCCGGTGCCGGACGCTGTCTTCCAGATGGGCGAACGCATGGATGGCACGGGCCTGCCCCAGCATCTGGCCGGGGAGGCCATCAATCACAATGCGCGCATTCTGGCCGTGGTCAACGCATTCTGCGCCATGGTCAGCCCCCGTTCCTACCGCGCGGGCATGCAGCCCGGAGAAGCCGTGGCCCTGCTCATGAAGGACAAGGGTTTTGACAGCCAGATCGTCAGCGCTCTGGCCAATGTTGCCGCTTCAGATTTGCAGCAGGCCATTGCCACAGCCGATGCGGCCAGCAAAAAATCTGCTCCTGCCGTAGAACCTGTCGCCTCCGAATAG
- a CDS encoding flagellar hook assembly protein FlgD: MASSVASAITQANNEFNAVVGKQNGGANLDKNAFMLLLVTQFKYQDPLNPMDDKEFVSQMAQFSSLEQLINLNTSMGSLTTATNNQQMINATSYIGKEVTVSGNSIGKVTDATANTTSITKFRYAPSDAVASGTITVRDAENNVIYTETLAPKAAGTTYEFNWSGKNGAGTVAPDGVYTVNLSLLNASGEAVLADQVVDARVTGVVNDNGTVYLGLDGGQLMELSKVRQVTQPTASTSTSGSGTTTG; the protein is encoded by the coding sequence ATGGCCAGCAGCGTAGCATCCGCTATCACCCAGGCGAACAACGAGTTCAATGCCGTTGTCGGCAAGCAGAATGGTGGCGCTAACCTTGATAAAAACGCCTTTATGCTGCTTCTGGTGACGCAGTTCAAGTATCAGGATCCGCTGAACCCTATGGACGACAAGGAATTTGTCTCCCAGATGGCGCAGTTCTCCAGCCTTGAACAACTCATCAACCTGAATACCAGCATGGGTTCGCTGACTACTGCCACCAACAACCAGCAGATGATCAACGCCACGTCGTACATCGGCAAGGAAGTGACCGTCTCTGGCAACAGTATAGGCAAGGTTACGGACGCAACCGCAAATACGACATCCATAACCAAGTTTCGTTACGCGCCCAGCGATGCCGTTGCCAGCGGCACCATCACGGTGCGGGATGCCGAAAACAACGTCATCTACACGGAAACTCTGGCGCCCAAGGCAGCCGGAACCACCTACGAGTTCAACTGGAGCGGCAAGAACGGCGCCGGAACAGTTGCCCCGGATGGCGTGTACACGGTCAACTTGTCCCTGCTCAACGCCAGCGGCGAGGCTGTGCTTGCCGACCAGGTGGTGGACGCCAGGGTTACGGGCGTGGTCAACGACAATGGCACAGTGTATCTGGGGCTTGATGGCGGTCAGTTGATGGAGCTTTCAAAAGTGCGGCAGGTCACACAGCCGACCGCCAGCACGAGCACGTCCGGTTCGGGCACGACAACGGGTTAA
- a CDS encoding flagellar hook-length control protein FliK — translation MQIIPTSVSTNQTLWNAATNNRPNDERTSSFMDALNSSLKAVDEADASAEVFEGKSESKPSTPFVPTARAAAQVQSPYSRNTSNGVTYTLNEVCFTKQEVQDMHSKLIKAGAAPESLAKLAALAEMPDGATLAQITASVKGGGDIPVLTDEDKANITSLLKKIDPSGVLDTNVQAMMLQGNTQQAFNTISAFVSKLDPAGTLEVSQGEAISLGRGLGLGTANLQTLANSFGNNASITCLNEQFSTFMAPVTDFFTTQAAAQKTLDTALKTTLQPIISKARARTEKEKQASSLRDRTVQQSKTLIDKTVQKKSSNILGETLEAGQKAEPGDIKIAAQSEAIGKDATATKHEGDHTASENKATVTQRMPAERTADSTAAQRSNTQAQQQAGTQAQQQAGTQAQQQAGTQAASRTSSQAEPQTGAQTNIQSPQNTANQIHAQSATQQTAALDDKGQKNADSNSGNESDKDQKGKSAWGDLLSKVDTQSATVTGHGSTPAYAAAQAMQAAHAVQNTSDVQDLSAAAPIGRQVAQQVEQGMLSTVKGGGTRLDLQLNPQELGAITVSLSVRNGEVSAVIRSEKSETNDMISRQVDAIRMNLEQQGLKVDKLEVRQETQQEQNNASWQDFNQHNSRQEEDARREELSRLKNLATVRNSSLNMNISTLEQPVHSLGNTARYTTSNLNVVA, via the coding sequence ATGCAGATTATTCCCACAAGCGTAAGCACTAACCAAACGCTTTGGAACGCCGCCACAAACAACCGCCCCAATGACGAGCGGACGTCTTCCTTTATGGACGCCCTCAACTCCAGTCTGAAGGCCGTTGACGAGGCTGACGCATCTGCCGAAGTTTTTGAGGGCAAGTCAGAATCCAAGCCCAGTACTCCTTTTGTGCCTACAGCCAGAGCTGCCGCGCAGGTGCAAAGCCCGTATTCGCGCAACACCAGCAACGGCGTCACCTACACGCTGAACGAAGTCTGCTTTACCAAGCAGGAAGTGCAGGACATGCACAGCAAGCTCATCAAGGCTGGCGCTGCGCCAGAAAGCCTTGCCAAGCTTGCGGCCCTGGCAGAAATGCCTGACGGCGCAACCCTCGCGCAGATAACTGCCAGCGTTAAGGGCGGCGGCGACATCCCTGTTCTTACTGATGAGGACAAGGCCAACATCACCTCGCTGCTTAAAAAAATTGATCCCTCTGGCGTTCTGGATACCAATGTTCAGGCCATGATGTTGCAGGGCAACACGCAGCAGGCATTCAACACCATATCGGCCTTTGTGAGCAAGCTTGACCCGGCTGGCACCCTTGAAGTGAGCCAGGGCGAGGCCATTTCGCTCGGGCGTGGCCTTGGGCTTGGCACTGCCAACCTGCAAACCCTGGCCAACAGCTTTGGCAACAACGCCTCCATCACCTGCCTGAATGAGCAGTTCAGCACCTTCATGGCTCCGGTGACAGATTTTTTCACCACGCAGGCCGCAGCGCAAAAAACACTTGATACTGCCCTCAAAACCACGTTGCAGCCCATCATCAGCAAGGCGCGGGCGCGTACGGAAAAAGAGAAGCAGGCCAGTTCGCTGCGCGACCGCACGGTGCAACAGAGCAAGACTCTCATTGACAAAACCGTTCAGAAAAAAAGCAGCAATATTCTTGGTGAAACCCTTGAAGCAGGCCAGAAGGCCGAGCCAGGCGATATCAAGATCGCTGCGCAGAGCGAAGCCATAGGCAAGGATGCGACCGCCACAAAGCATGAGGGCGATCATACCGCATCCGAAAACAAGGCCACAGTGACCCAGCGCATGCCAGCAGAAAGAACTGCCGACAGCACAGCCGCGCAGCGGTCAAACACACAGGCGCAGCAGCAGGCTGGCACACAGGCGCAGCAGCAGGCTGGCACACAGGCGCAGCAGCAGGCTGGCACGCAGGCAGCCTCTCGCACAAGCTCGCAGGCAGAGCCCCAGACAGGCGCACAGACGAATATCCAATCGCCCCAAAATACCGCCAATCAGATTCACGCGCAGTCTGCCACGCAGCAGACCGCCGCTCTGGACGACAAGGGGCAGAAGAATGCCGACAGCAATTCCGGGAACGAATCTGACAAGGATCAAAAGGGTAAGTCTGCGTGGGGAGATCTGCTGAGCAAGGTAGACACGCAATCCGCTACGGTTACAGGGCACGGCTCCACTCCCGCCTACGCGGCAGCGCAGGCCATGCAAGCTGCCCATGCGGTACAGAACACCTCTGACGTACAGGATCTCTCAGCCGCTGCCCCCATCGGGCGGCAGGTGGCGCAGCAGGTTGAACAGGGCATGCTTTCAACCGTCAAGGGCGGCGGCACCCGGCTTGACCTGCAACTCAATCCGCAGGAGCTGGGGGCCATCACGGTTTCCCTTTCTGTACGCAATGGCGAAGTCAGCGCGGTGATCCGCTCTGAAAAGTCGGAAACCAACGACATGATCAGCCGTCAGGTGGATGCAATCCGCATGAATCTTGAGCAGCAAGGCCTCAAGGTAGACAAGCTCGAAGTGCGGCAGGAAACGCAGCAGGAGCAGAACAACGCATCCTGGCAGGATTTCAACCAGCACAACTCCCGGCAGGAAGAAGATGCCCGCAGGGAAGAACTTTCCCGGCTGAAAAATCTTGCAACAGTGCGAAATTCCAGCTTAAATATGAATATTTCAACTTTGGAACAGCCTGTGCATTCTCTTGGCAACACGGCAAGATATACCACCAGCAACCTCAACGTGGTTGCCTGA
- a CDS encoding flagellar hook-basal body complex protein: protein MSLSSSMWAGVSGLMAHGNKMNVVGNNIANVSTLAYKGQRADFSDYLYTDGGSVSGTTQIGQGVSTYAVLGDYSQGSLESTNSGSDLAISGNGYFKVRQPDSEQAYYTRAGDFYFNNNRELQNPQGMILQGWKVDNNSSSVIFNSGSTTTSSSASTTPYKGTGSPTDIVLDNWNLPPKLTQSVSFTMQLSNDVGTDKTTSTTSPMTALFDQWDGSKATPLADTAYAASSPITVYDEGGTKHQLTVYYDKVDTSNSSYKIDNLPSGYTVYEYIVTIPPSEDNRTYGGTTPVTYDSSGNPILPADSKTFQGTQKAGMLMTGQLIFNVSGQLVNQTAYTYGAQDTATADMQCALDPTLSTSWQPTKISNNGLPVFNANFSGAALSNSVSEVSSYGGSNHSLSEKSIIEMDLGLRDTSATPWNNSTKTLDDLKVVPPVAPATQGTIDYNTAACTMSSTTRRTGASVVTSGSSLVQSSKADGYASGVLNNFNIDANGILYGKYDNNQTLALYQISLYDFDNLQGLYREGNNLYSETKESGFARQGVAGDNGFGSTKAYNIEQSNVDMSREFVQMIATQRGFQANSKTITTVDTMLETVIGMKR from the coding sequence ATGAGTCTCTCATCAAGCATGTGGGCAGGCGTTTCCGGCCTTATGGCGCACGGAAACAAAATGAACGTCGTCGGCAACAATATCGCCAACGTCAGCACCCTGGCTTACAAGGGCCAGCGCGCGGACTTCAGCGACTATCTTTACACCGATGGCGGCAGCGTCAGCGGCACCACCCAGATTGGCCAGGGCGTCAGCACCTACGCGGTGCTCGGCGACTACTCGCAGGGTTCTCTTGAATCCACCAACTCAGGATCAGACCTTGCCATTTCTGGCAACGGGTACTTCAAAGTTCGCCAGCCAGACAGTGAGCAGGCGTACTACACCCGCGCCGGCGATTTCTATTTCAATAACAATCGCGAGTTGCAAAATCCTCAGGGTATGATTCTGCAGGGATGGAAAGTAGACAATAACAGTTCTTCTGTTATTTTCAACTCTGGCTCTACAACGACCAGCAGTTCGGCCTCAACAACCCCATACAAGGGCACTGGTTCACCCACGGATATTGTGCTTGACAACTGGAATCTTCCGCCCAAGCTCACGCAGAGCGTTTCGTTCACCATGCAGTTGTCGAACGATGTCGGCACTGACAAAACGACCAGTACCACCAGCCCCATGACAGCGCTGTTCGACCAGTGGGACGGCTCCAAGGCGACGCCGCTGGCCGACACTGCATATGCAGCCAGTTCCCCCATTACCGTCTATGACGAGGGTGGTACAAAGCACCAGCTCACGGTCTACTACGACAAGGTTGACACCAGCAACAGCTCGTACAAAATTGATAACCTGCCTTCCGGCTACACAGTGTACGAATACATTGTGACGATTCCTCCGTCAGAAGACAACCGGACATATGGCGGCACCACGCCGGTGACGTACGATTCTTCTGGCAATCCGATTCTTCCGGCAGACAGCAAGACATTTCAGGGCACCCAAAAGGCTGGCATGCTTATGACCGGGCAGTTGATCTTCAACGTCAGTGGGCAGCTGGTTAACCAGACTGCCTATACGTATGGCGCACAGGATACCGCTACCGCTGATATGCAGTGCGCCCTTGATCCTACGCTTTCCACGTCATGGCAACCGACCAAGATTTCCAACAATGGCCTGCCTGTGTTCAACGCCAACTTCTCAGGCGCGGCCCTCAGCAACAGCGTATCCGAGGTTTCATCCTACGGCGGCAGCAATCACAGCCTCTCTGAGAAAAGTATCATTGAGATGGATCTGGGCCTGAGGGATACAAGTGCCACACCGTGGAACAATTCCACCAAGACGTTGGATGATTTAAAAGTTGTCCCCCCGGTTGCGCCTGCCACCCAGGGCACTATTGACTACAATACCGCTGCGTGCACCATGTCTTCAACCACGCGCAGAACCGGTGCCTCCGTCGTGACAAGCGGCAGTTCACTTGTGCAGTCATCAAAAGCTGATGGGTATGCATCAGGCGTACTTAACAACTTCAACATTGACGCTAACGGCATACTTTACGGCAAATATGATAACAATCAGACCTTGGCTCTGTATCAGATTTCTCTGTATGATTTTGACAACCTGCAAGGTTTGTACAGGGAAGGAAACAATCTTTATTCTGAAACAAAAGAATCTGGATTTGCCAGGCAGGGCGTTGCAGGCGATAATGGCTTTGGCAGCACAAAGGCCTACAATATTGAACAGTCCAACGTGGACATGTCGCGCGAGTTTGTGCAGATGATTGCAACACAGCGTGGCTTCCAGGCCAACTCCAAGACCATCACCACGGTGGACACCATGCTGGAAACCGTTATCGGCATGAAGCGGTAA